A single region of the Marinobacter nanhaiticus D15-8W genome encodes:
- a CDS encoding APC family permease, whose protein sequence is MSEDRVKLERTLSLRAVVLFGLAYMTPLIVLGTFGVVASTTNGSVPTAYIITTIAMLFTAYSYGIMSRAFPVSGSAYTYVRKTIDSKVGFMVGWGVLLDYFFLPMVIWLIGAAYLNARFPEVPSWAFLLGFIGITTILNVYGIKLAAKVNSLLMVFQVLVIVFFVVLSLRHVFADGGTDALFSLTPFFNAESSFTTIAAGAAVAAYSFLGFDAVTTLTEETINPRRNIPRAIILTALIGGGIYVLVGYTTQLVHPGATFNDADSAAFEIATMIGADLFGAIFLAGMVLAQFTSGIAAQASASRLLFAMGRDAVLPRRLFGSLHPRYHTPVFSIVLTGVIGIVALFLDVLSAASFINFGAFIAFTMVNVSVIVMYFRNAQTRADYSALKAVVVPAIGAAVNLWLMTKLDIHAVVLGLIWLAIGLAHLAYLTRFFTRQPPEVDFSEDDTDTNTRAAEPV, encoded by the coding sequence ATGTCAGAAGACAGAGTAAAACTGGAGAGAACCTTATCGTTACGGGCCGTTGTGCTGTTCGGCCTCGCGTATATGACGCCGCTGATCGTCCTCGGTACCTTCGGCGTGGTGGCCAGTACGACCAACGGTTCGGTACCCACCGCCTACATCATCACCACCATCGCCATGCTGTTCACGGCCTATAGCTACGGCATCATGTCCCGTGCCTTCCCGGTTTCGGGCTCGGCCTACACCTACGTGCGCAAGACGATCGATTCGAAGGTCGGCTTCATGGTCGGTTGGGGCGTGCTGCTGGATTACTTCTTCCTGCCCATGGTGATCTGGCTGATCGGCGCGGCCTACCTCAACGCGCGCTTCCCGGAGGTGCCAAGCTGGGCCTTCCTGCTGGGCTTTATCGGCATCACCACGATCCTTAATGTCTATGGCATCAAGTTGGCGGCCAAGGTCAACTCGCTGCTGATGGTGTTCCAGGTGCTGGTCATCGTATTCTTCGTGGTCTTGTCCCTGCGCCATGTGTTCGCCGACGGCGGTACCGATGCCCTGTTCAGCCTGACGCCGTTCTTCAATGCCGAATCCAGTTTCACCACCATCGCGGCTGGCGCGGCCGTTGCCGCCTATTCATTCCTCGGTTTTGATGCCGTGACCACACTCACCGAAGAGACCATCAATCCCCGCCGCAATATTCCGCGGGCGATCATCCTGACCGCCCTGATCGGCGGCGGCATCTATGTGCTGGTCGGCTATACCACACAGCTCGTGCATCCGGGCGCGACCTTCAACGATGCGGACTCCGCCGCCTTCGAGATTGCGACGATGATCGGCGCGGACCTGTTTGGCGCGATCTTCCTCGCCGGCATGGTCCTGGCGCAGTTCACCTCCGGTATTGCGGCGCAGGCCAGTGCATCGAGACTGCTGTTCGCCATGGGCCGTGATGCCGTCCTGCCCCGCCGGCTGTTCGGCTCGCTGCATCCCCGCTACCACACACCGGTCTTCAGCATCGTCCTTACCGGCGTGATTGGTATAGTGGCGCTCTTCCTCGATGTGTTGTCCGCTGCATCGTTCATCAACTTCGGCGCGTTTATCGCCTTCACCATGGTCAATGTGTCGGTGATCGTCATGTACTTCAGGAACGCGCAGACACGGGCCGACTACAGTGCACTGAAAGCCGTGGTCGTGCCGGCCATCGGTGCGGCGGTGAATCTCTGGCTCATGACCAAGCTAGATATCCATGCCGTCGTGCTGGGCCTCATCTGGCTGGCCATCGGCCTGGCCCACCTCGCCTACCTGACCCGTTTCTTCACACGCCAGCCGCCGGAGGTGGATTTCAGTGAAGACGACACCGACACCAACACCCGCGCGGCCGAGCCGGTCTAA
- a CDS encoding DUF6429 family protein, whose product MEIDENKIDEAVLALLYLTLHDDARAWKSFDWDAMGRLHDKGFIHNPVGKAKSVLFTDEGLQESERLFQKLFAKES is encoded by the coding sequence GTGGAAATCGACGAGAACAAGATCGACGAAGCCGTGCTGGCTTTGTTGTACCTGACGTTGCATGACGATGCCCGGGCCTGGAAATCGTTCGACTGGGATGCCATGGGTCGGCTTCATGATAAAGGTTTTATTCATAATCCCGTCGGTAAGGCCAAGTCGGTACTGTTTACCGACGAAGGTCTCCAGGAGTCTGAGCGTCTGTTCCAGAAGCTGTTTGCCAAAGAGTCTTGA
- a CDS encoding endo alpha-1,4 polygalactosaminidase encodes MARRMSNLVAADAKLRPNPAFSPVLRALVVVTTLGLSACDSEAKTQDDATGGPADTPEDIGTVPVKDSRWLPAPGTTWAWQLQNYDNLDINQDVTAFDIDLFEGSEGGSDSLIRQLKDNGKKVICYFSAGTLEDWRPDAEQFAEGSVIADGDMQQWPGETWLDISNARALEQTIKPIMAARLDRARDAGCDAVEPDNVDAYLNDDETRGLISAADQLAYNTWLAGAAHDRGLSVGLKNDLDQLDALAEHFDFAVNEQCYAYGNECVLYEDTFLAAGKAVFNQEYYEEGSEGELTRTEFLNNACPYFLNAGISGLWSRGYDLDGTSALACSN; translated from the coding sequence GTGGCCAGAAGAATGTCCAACCTTGTTGCCGCTGACGCCAAGCTGCGTCCAAACCCGGCGTTCTCGCCTGTCCTACGCGCCCTGGTGGTCGTCACTACCCTGGGGCTATCCGCCTGCGATTCAGAGGCGAAAACACAGGACGATGCAACCGGAGGCCCAGCCGATACACCCGAGGACATCGGAACCGTTCCGGTAAAGGACAGTCGCTGGCTCCCGGCACCTGGTACAACCTGGGCCTGGCAGCTCCAGAACTACGACAACCTGGACATCAACCAGGACGTAACCGCCTTCGATATCGATCTGTTCGAAGGCAGTGAGGGTGGTTCCGATAGTCTGATCCGGCAACTAAAAGACAACGGCAAGAAAGTCATCTGCTATTTTAGTGCGGGGACCCTAGAGGATTGGCGGCCTGACGCAGAGCAGTTTGCCGAGGGTTCCGTCATCGCCGACGGCGACATGCAGCAGTGGCCCGGTGAAACCTGGCTGGATATCAGCAACGCCCGCGCATTGGAGCAGACGATCAAGCCCATTATGGCCGCCCGACTCGATCGGGCGCGTGACGCCGGTTGCGACGCCGTTGAACCCGATAACGTCGATGCCTACCTGAATGACGATGAAACCCGTGGGCTGATTAGCGCCGCCGACCAACTGGCCTACAACACATGGCTAGCCGGTGCCGCCCATGACCGCGGATTGAGCGTTGGGCTCAAGAACGATCTCGACCAATTGGATGCACTGGCGGAACACTTCGACTTCGCCGTGAACGAACAATGCTACGCCTACGGCAACGAGTGCGTACTCTATGAAGATACCTTCCTGGCCGCCGGCAAAGCCGTGTTCAACCAGGAGTACTATGAAGAGGGTTCGGAGGGCGAGCTCACCCGCACCGAGTTCCTGAATAACGCCTGCCCCTACTTCCTGAATGCGGGCATCTCGGGGC
- a CDS encoding carbon-nitrogen hydrolase family protein, with product MSRFLPLLLVQAPARQPGDAAALDGFEHEIATYLSDFGPDFSQARMVVYPELHLCSAEGTPEERTAQLEAAAEPMSGPRIQRLGYIARKLGIWLLPGTVCERGEDGHLYNTAPVFSPEGELVAAYRKCFPWRPFEPYRPGSEFVVFDVPGVARVGLAVCYDIWFPEVSRQLAWMGAEVIINQAATTTCDRTQEQVLVRATSIFNQVYVVSANMAEPAGMGQSLIVDPEGHVRTAMPGATAGILTDVLNLSEVERVRTFGTAGLNRMWSQFRADDPVLELPMYEGRLDPKKMS from the coding sequence ATGTCCAGATTTCTGCCCCTTTTGCTGGTCCAGGCCCCCGCCCGACAGCCTGGAGACGCCGCCGCGTTGGATGGATTCGAGCACGAGATCGCCACCTATCTGAGCGATTTCGGCCCGGATTTCAGCCAGGCCCGGATGGTGGTCTACCCGGAGCTGCACCTGTGCAGCGCCGAAGGCACGCCGGAAGAACGGACCGCCCAGCTTGAGGCCGCAGCGGAACCCATGTCGGGTCCGCGCATCCAGCGATTGGGGTACATCGCCAGGAAACTGGGCATCTGGCTGCTACCGGGCACCGTGTGCGAACGCGGAGAGGATGGCCATCTCTACAACACCGCCCCGGTGTTCTCGCCGGAAGGTGAGTTAGTGGCCGCTTACCGCAAGTGCTTCCCCTGGCGCCCATTCGAGCCATACCGCCCGGGCAGCGAGTTTGTGGTCTTCGACGTACCCGGCGTGGCGCGGGTGGGCCTGGCGGTCTGCTACGACATCTGGTTCCCGGAAGTATCCCGCCAGCTCGCCTGGATGGGTGCCGAGGTGATCATCAACCAGGCTGCCACCACCACCTGCGACCGGACGCAGGAGCAGGTGCTGGTGCGGGCGACCTCGATCTTCAACCAGGTCTATGTCGTCAGCGCCAATATGGCGGAGCCAGCCGGGATGGGGCAAAGCCTCATCGTCGATCCTGAAGGCCACGTGCGCACTGCCATGCCCGGCGCGACGGCTGGCATTCTCACCGATGTACTGAATCTCTCAGAGGTCGAGCGGGTGCGTACTTTCGGCACCGCCGGGTTGAACCGCATGTGGTCGCAGTTCCGGGCGGACGATCCGGTGCTGGAGCTGCCGATGTATGAGGGACGGTTGGATCCGAAGAAGATGAGCTAG